In Mobula birostris isolate sMobBir1 chromosome 15, sMobBir1.hap1, whole genome shotgun sequence, the following proteins share a genomic window:
- the trappc2l gene encoding trafficking protein particle complex subunit 2-like protein codes for MAVCVAVIAKENYPLYIKTVPTENELKFHYTVHTSLDVVEEKISAVGKALVDQRELYLGLLYPTEDYKVYGYVTNTKVKFVIVVDSSNIALRDNEIRSMFRKLHNSYTDVMCNPFYNPGEVIQSKVFDNMVSGMMVQVC; via the exons ATGGCGGTGTGTGTGGCCGTGATCGCCAAAGAG AATTATCCTTTGTACATCAAAACGGTGCCGACGGAGAATGAGCTGAAgtttcattacacagtacacactTCGCTGGACGTTGTGGAGGAGAAGATTTCAGCAGTGGGGAAGGCGCTGGTAGATCAAAGAGAACTCTACTTGGGTCTGCTCTACCCCACTGAGGATTACAAAGT ATACGGCTACGTCACCAACACCAAAGTGAAATTTGTTATTGTGGTAGATTCTTCCAACATCGCACTGAGGGATAATGAAATCCGTAGT ATGTTTCGGAAGCTGCACAATTCCTACACTGATGTCATGTGCAATCCGTTCTACAACCCGGGAGAAGTGATTCAGTCCAA AGTCTTTGACAACATGGTTTCTGGCATGATGGTCCAGGTGTGCTGA